A DNA window from Danio aesculapii chromosome 14, fDanAes4.1, whole genome shotgun sequence contains the following coding sequences:
- the LOC130241184 gene encoding protocadherin gamma-A11-like, translating into MQQRARSSWRLTLTLMALGMLFWREICAQIRYSVSEEQKDGAVVGNLAKDLGLDPRTLKERGFRIVSTSGDSLFTVNQNDGILSVNGKIDREVVCERISSCSINLKIALENPLEIHYVSIEIVDVNDHAPTFPEKEKLLEIWESALPGARYQLQAARDPDGGVNSVQQYKLSHNDHFRIEVKDRGEDRKMPFLILQKPLDRETSRKHKLVLTALDGGRPPKSGTMEIIVDVLDVNDNMPVFTQEVYSVTLKENVPVGTTVIQVNATDMDDGPNGEVFYSFGKDIDSRLIKLFDLNSNTGEMTVIGQIDFEETNSFEIDIQASDKGSVPLTSDKSITIKILDVNDNVPEIEVTSFSSAVPEDCKTGTTVALISVSDSDSGVNGKVLCYITEDTPFRLMASSQDNIYALVTASSLDRETVPRYDITLLAKDAGQPPLSSVKTITVQVSDVNDNSPQFSLSPYAFYVFENNIAGKSLFSVSASDRDLDDNAVVKYSIWRDSGDENKYASFININSENGEIYGLKGFDFETVKMFQFHVIATDSGSPSLSSNVTVNVFILDQNDNVPVILYPVSANGSAEGVEEIPRNVNAGHLVTKVRAYDADIGYNGWLLFSLQEVSEHSLFALDRYTGQIRTLRSFTETDEAQHKLLILVKDNGNVSLSATATVIVKVVEPKEAFAAPDDKKAVKDEEENNVTFYLIITLGSVSVLFVISIIVLIVMQCSKSTDYSSKYLQDANYDGTLCHSIQYRSGDKRYMLVGPRMSIGSTIAPGSNRNTLVIPDRRRRDSGEVRNDMTATSDVEY; encoded by the exons ATGCAACAAAGGGCGCGTTCGTCATGGCGCCTCACGCTTACGCTTATGGCATTGGGAATGCTGTTCTGGAGAGAAATCTGCGCACAGATACGATATTCTGTCTCTGAGGAGCAAAAAGATGGAGCTGTGGTTGGAAATCTTGCGAAGGATTTAGGTCTCGATCCACGGACGTTAAAGGAAAGAGGATTTCGGATCGTTTCGACCTCCGGCGACTCGCTGTTCACGGTGAACCAGAACGACGGGATTTTAAGCGTCAACGGAAAAATAGATCGCGAGGTGGTGTGCGAGAGAATCAGCTCCTGCAGCATCAATCTAAAGATTGCGCTAGAAAACCCGCTAGAGATTCATTATGTGTCGATAGAAATCGTGGATGTTAATGATCATGCTCCGACATTCCCAGAGAAAGAAAAGCTGCTGGAAATCTGGGAATCTGCCCTACCTGGAGCTCGGTATCAGTTACAGGCTGCGCGGGATCCTGATGGCGGTGTGAACTCCGTTCAGCAATATAAACTCAGCCATAATGATCACTTCCGCATTGAAGTGAAAGATCGCGGAGAAGATCGAAAAATGCCGTTTCTAATTCTTCAAAAGCCTTTAGATAGAGAAACCAGCCGGAAACACAAGTTAGTCCTCACTGCGCTCGATGGAGGACGACCACCCAAATCTGGAACAATGGAGATCATAGTAGATGTTTtagatgtgaatgataacatGCCAGTTTTCACACAGGAGGTTTACAGTGTAACTCTGAAGGAGAATGTCCCAGTAGGCACTACTGTTATACAGGTTAATGCTACTGACATGGACGATGGTCCAAATGGAGAAGTGTTTTATTCGTTTGGAAAGGATATTGACAGCAGGCTGATAAAACTATTTGATTTAAACTCTAACACAGGAGAAATGACAGTGATTGGTCAAATAGATTTTGAAGAGACGAATAGCTTTGAAATAGATATCCAAGCATCAGACAAAGGATCAGTTCCTCTGACGTCAGATAAGAGTATAACCATTAAAATCCTTGATGTAAATGACAACGTGCCTGAGATAGAAGTGACGTCATTCTCAAGTGCAGTGCCTGAAGACTGTAAAACTGGAACTACTGTGGCTTTAATCAGTGTCAGTGATTCAGATTCTGGTGTAAATGGGAAAGTGTTGTGCTACATAACTGAAGACACGCCATTTAGGTTAATGGCATCATCTCAAGATAATATTTACGCTCTTGTTACTGCTTCATCTCTCGATAGAGAAACTGTACCTCGCTATGACATCACGTTACTAGCCAAAGACGCTGGTCAGCCACCGCTGTCTTCAGTTAAAACTATAACTGTGCAGGTGTCGGATGTAAATGACAACAGTCCACAGTTCTCTCTGTCACCCTATGCTTTTTATGTGTTTGAAAACAATATCGCAGGGAAATCATTGTTCTCTGTGTCTGCTTCTGATCGCGATCTGGATGACAATGCTGTTGTAAAGTATAGCATTTGGAGAGACTCTGGAGATGAAAACAAATATGCATCTTTCATCAATATTAATTCAGAGAATGGGGAGATTTATGGCCTGAAGGGGTTTGACTttgaaactgtaaaaatgttccaGTTTCATGTTATTGCAACAGACTCTGGAAGTCCATCTCTGAGCAGTAACGTGACAGTGAACGTGTTTATTCTGGATCAGAACGACAACGTTCCAGTGATCTTATATCCAGTCAGCGCTAACGGTTCTGCTGAGGGTGTGGAAGAGATTCCCCGTAATGTGAACGCAGGTCATTTGGTGACTAAAGTCAGAGCCTATGACGCAGATATAGGATACAACGGCTGGTTATTATTCTCACTGCAGGAAGTTAGTGAGCACAGTCTCTTTGCTTTGGACCGCTATACAGGACAGATAAGGACCCTTCGCTCATTCACAGAAACAGACGAGGCCCAGCATAAACTGCTTATACTGGTCAAAGACAATGGGAACGTTTCACTCTCAGCAACAGCGACTGTGATTGTCAAAGTTGTGGAGCCCAAAGAGGCTTTTGCAGCTCCTGATGATAAAAAGGCAGTAAAAGACGAGGAGGAAAACAACGTCACATTTTATTTGATCATCACTTTGGGCTCGGTTTCAGTGCTTTTCGTCATCAGCATCATCgtgttgattgtaatgcagtgcTCCAAATCTACAGACTATTCGTCCAAGTATTTACAGGACGCAAATTATGACGGGACTCTGTGTCACAGCATCCAGTACAGATCTGGAGACAAACGCTACATGTTAGTTGGACCCAGAATGAGTATCGGCTCTACTATAGCACCAGGCAGTAATAGGAATACTCTAGTCATACCAGATCGCAGGAGGAGGGATTCTGGAGAGGTAAGAAAT GACATGACAGCAACCAGTGATgtagagtactga
- the LOC130241185 gene encoding protocadherin alpha-3-like: protein MGQRRPDQRRERHVKILLFVMLFVYGKTVLAQIRYSISEEQKDGTAVGNVAKDLGIDHRTLKERGFRIVSTSGESMFSVNQNDGVLYVKGRLDRETVCERRTPCLINLKLALENPLEIHYVTVDVIDVNDHAPMFPEKEKRLEISETVLPGARFQLQAARDPDSGSNSVQTYKLSHTEYFRIEIIDRDEDGKVPALLLQKPLDREVTKSIKLQLTALDGGRPPKSGTMAITIDVLDINDNAPVFNKDTYIVMLNENTPLGTSILRVNATDPDEGQNGEVVYSLGHNANYLVRKLFDVNPITGDVIVTGLLDYEVKDKYQIDIQASDKGIVPLTTDKIVTIKITDVNDNEPQIEVTSFSSTIPEDSKPGTTVALISVSDLDSGINGRVTCSLSDNIPFQLMPSSQENTYSLVTTSALDRETIAHYDITLEAKDAGQPPLSSVKSVTVQISDVNDNSPEFSSSPYAFYVMENNAPGKSLFSVSASDKDTGENSVVSYQIWRDGGAENKFTSFININSENGEIYALKSFDFETSKTFQFHILATDSGSPSLSSNVTVNVFILDQNDNVPVILYPVSANGSAEGVEEIPRNVNAGHLVTKVRAYDADIGYNGWLLFSLQEVSEHSLFALDRYTGQIRTLRSFTETDEAQHKLLILVKDNGNVSLSATATVIVKVVEPKEAFAAPDDKKAVKDEEENNVTFYLIITLGSVSVLFVISIIVLIVMQCSKSTDYSSKYLQDANYDGTLCHSIQYRSGDKRYMLVGPRMSIGSTIAPGSNRNTLVIPDRRRRDSGEVRNFRV, encoded by the coding sequence atggGACAAAGGAGACCCGATCAGCGGCGGGAGCGGCATGTGAAAATACTCCTctttgttatgttatttgtttatGGCAAAACCGTTTTGGCACAAATACGCTACTCTATTTCTGAAGAGCAAAAGGACGGAACTGCTGTGGGAAATGTTGCCAAGGATTTGGGTATTGATCACAGAACCTTAAAGGAGCGAGGATTTCGCATTGTCTCCACCTCAGGCGAGTCCATGTTTAGCGTAAACCAGAACGACGGTGTCTTGTATGTGAAAGGTAGATTAGATAGAGAGACTGTGTGCGAAAGACGTACCCCGTGTTTAATCAATCTGAAACTTGCTTTAGAAAATCCTCTCGAGATCCATTATGTGACTGTTGATGTAATAGACGTTAATGACCACGCACCGATGTTTCCAGAGAAGGAAAAGCGTTTAGAAATAAGCGAAACGGTGCTTCCCGGTGCGCGTTTTCAGCTTCAGGCTGCGCGCGATCCAGACAGTGGCAGTAATTCAGTTCAGACTTATAAACTGAGCCACACTGAATACTTTCGGATTGAAATTATAGATCGCGATGAAGATGGTAAGGTTCCAGCGCTGTTGTTACAAAAGCCTCTTGACCGAGAGGTTACAAAAAGTATAAAGCTGCAGTTAACTGCTTTAGATGGAGGCAGACCACCAAAGTCTGGAACTATGGCTATAACGATAGATGTGCTAGATATTAACGATAATGCACCTGTTTTCAATAAAGATACATATATTGTAATGCTGAATGAAAACACACCTCTGGGCACATCTATTTTAAGGGTGAACGCAACTGATCCGGACGAAGGACAAAACGGAGAAGTAGTTTACTCATTAGGGCACAATGCTAATTACTTGGTGCGGAAACTTTTTGATGTAAATCCAATAACAGGAGACGTTATCGTGACAGGTCTATTGGATTATGAGGTCAAAGATAAATATCAGATTGACATACAAGCATCAGATAAAGGGATTGTGCCTCTAACAACAGATAAAATTGTTACTATAAAGATTACTGATGTAAATGATAATGAACCTCAGATAGAAGTGACGTCATTCTCAAGCACCATTCCAGAAGACTCTAAACCTGGAACAACGGTGGCTTTAATAAGTGTGTCTGATTTAGATTCTGGGATAAATGGCAGAGTCACCTGTTCATTATCCGACAACATACCTTTCCAGCTAATGCCATCATCTCAAGAAAACACATATTCATTAGTGACAACATCTGCTCTAGACAGAGAGACCATTGCTCACTATGACATTACATTAGAAGCCAAAGACGCTGGTCAACCACCACTGTCTTCTGTTAAATCTGTAACTGTTCAGATATCAGATGTAAATGACAACAGTCCAGAGTTCTCTTCTTCTCCTTATGCATTTTATGTGATGGAGAATAATGCTCCAGGCAAATCTTTATTTTCTGTATCTGCCTCTGACAAAGACACAGGTGAAAACAGTGTTGTCAGCTATCAGATATGGAGAGATGGTGGTGCAGAAAACAAGTTTACATCTTTCATTAATATTAACTCTGAAAATGGGGAGATTTATGCCCTAAAGAGTTTTGACTTTGAAACTTCCAAAACGTTTCAGTTCCACATACTCGCCACAGACTCTGGAAGTCCATCTCTGAGCAGTAACGTGACAGTGAACGTGTTTATTCTGGATCAGAACGACAACGTTCCAGTGATCTTATATCCAGTCAGCGCTAACGGTTCTGCTGAGGGTGTGGAAGAGATTCCCCGTAATGTGAACGCAGGTCATTTGGTGACTAAAGTCAGAGCCTATGATGCAGATATAGGATACAACGGCTGGTTATTATTCTCACTGCAGGAAGTTAGTGAGCACAGTCTCTTTGCTTTGGACCGCTATACAGGACAGATAAGGACCCTTCGCTCATTCACAGAAACAGACGAGGCCCAGCATAAACTGCTCATACTGGTCAAAGACAATGGGAACGTTTCACTCTCAGCAACAGCGACTGTGATTGTCAAAGTTGTGGAGCCCAAAGAGGCTTTTGCAGCTCCTGATGATAAAAAGGCAGTAAAAGACGAGGAGGAAAACAACGTCACATTTTATTTGATCATCACTTTGGGCTCGGTTTCAGTGCTTTTCGTCATCAGCATCATCgtgttgattgtaatgcagtgcTCCAAATCTACAGACTATTCGTCTAAGTATTTACAGGACGCAAATTATGACGGGACTCTGTGTCACAGCATCCAGTACAGATCTGGAGACAAACGCTACATGTTAGTTGGACCCAGAATGAGTATCGGCTCTACTATAGCACCAGGCAGTAATAGGAATACTCTAGTCATACCAGATCGCAGGAGGAGGGATTCTGGAGAGGTAAGAAACTTTAGGGTTTGA
- the LOC130241187 gene encoding protocadherin alpha-8-like: MGQRRPDQRRERHVKILFFVVLLVYGKTVLAQIRYSISEELKDGTAVGNVAKDLGIDHRTLKERGFRIVSTSGESMFSVNQNDGVLYVKGKLDRETVCERSTSCLINLKIALENPLEIHYVTVDLIDVNDHAPMFPEKEKRLEISETVLPGARFQLQAARDPDSGSNSVQTYKLSHTEYFRIEIIDLDDDGKVPALVLQKPLDREVSKIMKLQLTALDGGRPPKSGTMDIIIDVLDINDNAPVFTKDTYSVILNENTAVGTTILRVNATDRDEGQNGEVVYSLGHNVNYKLRKLFDVNPVTGDVIVTGLLDYEVKDKYQISIQASDKGIVPLTSDKIVTIKIADVNDNEPQIEVTSFSSTIPEDSKPGTTVALISVSDLDSGINGRVTCSLSDNIPFQLMPSSQENTYSLVTTSALDRETIAHYDITLEAKDAGQPPLSSVKSVTVQISDVNDNSPEFSSSPYAFYVMENNAPGKSLFSVSASDKDTGENSVVSYQIWRDGGAENKFTSFININSENGEIYALKSFDFETSKTFQFHVLATDSGSPSLSSNVTVNVFILDQNDNVPVILYPVSANGSAEGVEEIPRNVNAGHLVTKVRAYDADIGYNGWLLFSLQEVSEHSLFALDRYTGQIRTLRSFTETDEAQHKLLILVKDNGNVSLSATATVIVKIVEPKEAFAAPDDKTAVKDEEENNVTFYLIITLGSVSVLFVISIIVLIVMQCSKSTDYSSKYLQDANYDGTLCHSIQYRSGDKRYMLVGPRMSIGSTIAPGSNRNTLVIPDRRRRDSGEVRTRVVLCYILFMVIIALKEKIKYSESG; encoded by the exons atggGACAAAGGAGACCCGATCAGCGGCGGGAGCGGCATGTGAAAATACTCTTCTTTGTTGTGTTACTTGTTTATGGCAAAACCGTTTTGGCACAAATACGCTACTCTATTTCTGAAGAGCTAAAGGACGGAACTGCTGTGGGAAATGTTGCCAAGGATTTGGGTATTGATCACAGAACCTTAAAGGAGCGCGGATTTCGCATTGTCTCCACCTCAGGCGAGTCCATGTTTAGCGTAAACCAGAACGACGGTGTCTTGTATGTGAAAGGTAAATTAGATAGAGAGACTGTGTGCGAAAGAAGCACTTCGTGTTTAATCAATCTGAAAATTGCTTTAGAAAATCCTCTCGAGATCCATTATGTGACTGTTGATTTAATAGACGTGAATGATCACGCACCGATGTTTCCAGAGAAGGAAAAGCGTTTAGAAATAAGCGAAACGGTGCTTCCCGGTGCGCGTTTCCAGCTTCAGGCTGCGCGCGATCCAGACAGTGGCAGTAATTCAGTTCAGACTTATAAACTGAGCCACACCGAATATTTTCGTATTGAAATTATAGATCTTGATGATGACGGTAAAGTTCCAGCGCTTGTTTTGCAAAAACCGCTGGACCGAGAGGTATCAAAAATTATGAAATTGCAGTTAACTGCTTTAGATGGAGGCAGACCACCAAAGTCTGGAACTATGGATATAATTATAGATGTGTTGGATATTAATGATAATGCACCTGTTTTTACTAAAGACACTTACAGTGTAATTCTGAATGAAAACACTGCAGTTGGCACAACTATTTTAAGAGTGAATGCAACTGATCGTGACGAAGGACAAAACGGAGAAGTAGTTTATTCATTAGGGCATAACGTTAATTACAAGTTGCGGAAACTATTTGATGTAAATCCAGTAACAGGAGACGTTATCGTGACAGGTCTATTGGATTATGAAGTCAAAGACAAATATCAGATTAGCATTCAAGCATCAGATAAAGGGATTGTCCCTCTAACATCAGATAAAATTGTTACTATAAAAATCGCAGATGTAAATGATAATGAACCTCAGATAGAAGTGACGTCATTCTCAAGCACCATTCCAGAAGACTCTAAACCTGGAACAACTGTGGCTCTAATAAGTGTGTCTGATTTAGATTCTGGGATAAATGGCAGAGTCACCTGTTCATTATCCGACAACATACCTTTCCAGCTAATGCCATCATCTCAAGAAAATACATATTCATTAGTGACAACATCTGCTCTAGACAGAGAGACAATTGCTCACTATGACATTACATTAGAAGCCAAAGACGCTGGTCAACCACCACTGTCTTCTGTTAAATCTGTAACTGTTCAGATATCAGATGTAAATGACAATAGTCCAGAGTTCTCTTCTTCCCCTTATGCATTTTATGTGATGGAGAATAATGCTCCAGGCAAATCTTTATTTTCTGTATCTGCCTCTGACAAAGACACAGGTGAAAACAGTGTTGTCAGCTATCAGATATGGAGAGATGGTGGTGCAGAAAACAAGTTTACATCTTTCATTAATATTAACTCTGAAAATGGGGAGATTTATGCCCTGAAGAGTTTTGACTTTGAAACTTCCAAAACGTTTCAGTTCCACGTGCTCGCCACAGACTCTGGAAGTCCATCTCTGAGCAGTAACGTGACAGTGAACGTGTTTATTCTGGATCAGAACGACAACGTTCCAGTGATCTTATATCCAGTCAGCGCTAACGGTTCTGCTGAGGGTGTGGAAGAGATTCCCCGTAATGTGAACGCAGGTCATTTGGTGACTAAAGTCAGAGCCTATGACGCAGATATAGGATACAACGGCTGGCTATTATTCTCACTGCAGGAAGTTAGTGAGCACAGTCTCTTTGCTTTGGACCGCTATACAGGACAGATAAGGACCCTTCGCTCATTCACAGAAACAGACGAGGCCCAGCATAAACTGCTCATACTGGTCAAAGACAATGGGAACGTTTCCCTCTCAGCAACAGCGACTGTGATTGTCAAAATTGTGGAGCCCAAAGAGGCTTTTGCAGCTCCTGATGATAAAACCGCAGTAAAAGACGAGGAGGAAAACAACGTCACATTTTATTTGATCATCACTTTGGGCTCGGTTTCAGTGCTTTTCGTCATCAGCATCATCgtgttgattgtaatgcagtgcTCCAAATCTACAGACTATTCGTCCAAGTATTTACAGGACGCAAATTATGACGGGACTCTGTGTCACAGCATCCAGTACAGATCTGGAGACAAACGCTACATGTTAGTTGGACCCAGAATGAGTATCGGCTCTACTATAGCACCAGGCAGTAATAGGAATACTCTAGTCATACCAGATCGCAGGAGGAGGGATTCTGGAGAGGTAAGAACAAGAGTAGTactttgctatattttatttatggtcATTATTG ctttaaaagaaaaaatcaaatacAGCGAGAGCGGCTGA
- the LOC130241189 gene encoding protocadherin beta-15-like gives MEQRRRDCRVELNAKLAFIAVSLLFGRAVWAQIRYSISEEQKDGAAVGNIAKDLGIDHRTLKDRGFRIVSTSGESMFSVNQNDGVLYVNGKIDREEVCERSTPCLINLKIALQNPLEIHYVTVEILDVNDHSPRFPENEKRLEIWESAMPGARYPLQAARDPDSGANSVQTYKLSQNEHFRLEVKDREEDGKIPILILHKTLDREVMKHIKLELTALDGGRPPKSGSLEIFIDVLDINDNSPVFTKDSYTVTLNENAPVGTTIVQVNATDFDEGKNGEVVYALGNNVNNNLRRLFRVNSITGEIILMNLLDFEVKDKYEIDIQASDKGTVPLATDKSVIIKIVDVNDNSPEIEVTSFSSDIPEDSRPGTTVALISVTDLDAGLNGKISCSISEDIPFKLMSSSQDNIYSLVTSGLLDRETKFQFDITIVAKDLGQPSLSSVKTITVLISDVNDNSPEFTFSPYVFYVMENNAPGKSLFSVSASDKDTGENSVVSYQIWRDGGAENKFTSFININSENGEIYALKSFDFETSKTFQFHILATDSGSPSLSSNVTVNVFILDQNDNVPVILYPVSANGSAEGVEEIPRNVNAGHLVTKVRAYDADIGYNGWLLFSLQEVSEHSLFALDRYTGQIRTLRSFTETDEAQHKLLILVKDNGNVSLSATATVIVKVVEPKEAFAAPDGKNTVKDEEENNVTFYLIITLGSVSVLFVISIIVLIVMQCSKSTDYSSKYLQDANYDGTLCHSIQYRSGDKRYMLVGPRMSIGSTIAPGSNRNTLVIPDRRRRDSGEVRNKTDICYMFTAE, from the exons ATGGAACAAAGGCGACGCGATTGTCGGGTGGAGCTAAATGCTAAACTCGCTTTCATTGCGGTATCGCTGTTGTTCGGGAGAGCAGTTTGGGCACAAATACGGTACTCGATCTCGGAGGAACAAAAGGACGGAGCTGCTGTTGGAAATATCGCGAAGGATTTGGGAATCGATCACAGGACACTGAAGGATCGGGGATTTCGCATTGTGTCGACCTCAGGCGAGTCCATGTTTAGTGTAAATCAGAATGACGGTGTCTTGTATGTGAACGGAAAGATAGACAGAGAGGAGGTCTGCGAGAGAAGCACTCCATGTTTAATTAATCTGAAAATCGCTCTACAAAACCCCCTAGAAATACACTATGTTACTGTAGAGATACTGGATGTGAACGATCACAGTCCGCGATTTCCAGAGAACGAAAAGCGGCTGGAAATCTGGGAGTCTGCTATGCCGGGCGCGCGATATCCGCTACAGGCAGCGCGTGATCCCGATAGTGGAGCTAATTCTGTTCAGACATATAAACTCAGCCAAAACGAGCATTTTCGCCTTGAAGTTAAAGACCGAGAAGAAGATGGTAAAATTCCAATTCTTATTTTACACAAGACGCTTGATAGAGAAGTGATGAAACACATTAAATTAGAGCTTACTGCTTTAGATGGGGGAAGACCCCCTAAGTCTGGTTCATTAGAAATATTTATTGACGTCCTAGATATTAACGATAATTCACCTGTTTTTACCAAAGACTCTTACACAGTTACTTTGAATGAAAACGCACCTGTAGGCACAACAATTGTACAGGTCAATGCCACTGATTTTGACGAGGGTAAAAACGGAGAAGTGGTTTACGCATTGGGGAATAATGTCAACAACAATTTACGCAGACTTTTTAGAGTAAATTCAATCACTGGggaaattattttaatgaatcttTTAGATTTTGAGGTCAAGGATAAATATGAAATTGATATTCAGGCATCTGACAAAGGAACAGTCCCACTTGCGACAGATAAAAGTGTTATAATAAAAATCGTCGATGTAAATGATAATTCGCCTGAAATAGAGGTGACATCCTTTTCAAGCGACATTCCAGAGGACTCTAGACCTGGCACTACAGTGGCTTTAATTAGTGTCACTGATTTAGACGCTGGACTCAATGGTAAAATCTCCTGCTCAATATCTGAAGATATTCCTTTTAAACTAATGTCTTCATCacaagataatatttattctttggTTACATCTGGATTACTTGACAGGGAAACTAAATTTCAGTTTGACATAACAATAGTTGCAAAAGATTTGGGACAGCCATCATTATCATCTGTTAAAACTATAACTGTTCTGATCTCAGATGTTAATGACAACAGTCCGGAATTCACATTTTCTCCATATGTGTTTTATGTGATGGAGAATAATGCTCCGGGCAAATCTTTATTTTCTGTATCTGCCTCTGACAAAGACACAGGTGAAAACAGTGTTGTCAGCTATCAGATATGGAGAGATGGTGGTGCAGAAAACAAGTTTACATCTTTCATTAATATTAACTCTGAAAATGGGGAGATTTATGCCCTGAAGAGTTTTGATTTTGAAACTTCCAAAACGTTTCAGTTCCACATACTCGCCACAGACTCTGGAAGTCCATCTCTGAGCAGTAACGTGACAGTGAACGTGTTTATTCTGGATCAGAACGACAACGTTCCAGTGATCTTATATCCAGTCAGCGCTAACGGTTCTGCTGAGGGTGTGGAAGAGATTCCCCGTAATGTGAACGCAGGTCATTTGGTGACTAAAGTCAGAGCCTATGATGCAGATATAGGATACAACGGCTGGTTATTATTCTCACTGCAGGAAGTTAGTGAGCACAGTCTCTTTGCTTTGGACCGCTATACAGGACAGATAAGGACCCTTCGCTCATTCACAGAAACAGACGAGGCCCAGCATAAACTGCTCATACTGGTCAAAGACAATGGGAACGTTTCCCTCTCAGCAACAGCGACTGTGATTGTCAAAGTTGTGGAGCCCAAAGAGGCTTTTGCAGCTCCTGAtggtaaaaacacagtaaaagacGAGGAGGAAAACAACGTCACATTTTATTTGATCATCACTTTGGGCTCGGTTTCAGTGCTTTTCGTCATCAGCATCATCgtgttgattgtaatgcagtgcTCCAAATCTACAGACTATTCGTCCAAGTATTTACAGGACGCAAATTATGACGGGACTCTGTGTCACAGCATCCAGTACAGATCTGGAGACAAACGCTACATGTTAGTTGGACCCAGAATGAGTATCGGCTCTACTATAGCACCAGGCAGTAATAGGAATACTCTAGTCATACCAGATCGCAGGAGGAGGGATTCTGGAGAGGTAAGAAACAAAACAGATATTTGCTATATGTT TACGGCTGAGTGA